Proteins from one Acanthopagrus latus isolate v.2019 chromosome 18, fAcaLat1.1, whole genome shotgun sequence genomic window:
- the LOC119006943 gene encoding POU domain, class 3, transcription factor 4-like codes for MATAASSPYTLLSSSPMIHPDSQAMQPASPYRGHQKLLQSDYLQSVQSNGHPLGHQWASSLSEGSPWSSSMEQQDVKPGREDLQLGIIHHRSPHVAHHSPHHNNHGNHPGAWGTPVSHNSSITSGQQINIYSQTGFTVNGMLDHGGLTPPPNPQGQGMHPGLRDTLSPEHSDLGGHHCHDHSDEETPTSDELEHFAKQFKQRRIKLGFTQADVGLALGTLYGNVFSQTTICRFEALQLSFKNMCKLKPLLNKWLEEADSSTGSSSSIDKIAAQGRKRKKRTSIEVSVKGVLETHFLKCPKPSAQEITSLADSLQLEKEVVRVWFCNRRQKEKRMTPPGEPPPHEGPYSHSGSAGDASSCHDL; via the coding sequence ATGGCCACAGCTGCCTCCAGCCCCTACACCCTGCTCAGCTCCAGCCCCATGATCCACCCGGACAGCCAGGCCATGCAGCCTGCTAGCCCCTACAGAGGACACCAGAAGCTGCTCCAGAGCGACTATCTGCAGAGCGTCCAGAGCAACGGACACCCCCTCGGGCACCAGTGGGCGAGCAGCCTGTCGGAGGGCAGCCCCTGGTCGTCCTCCATGGAGCAGCAGGACGTGAAACCAGGCCGAGAGGACCTTCAGCTCGGCATCATCCATCACCGCTCCCCGCACGTAGCGCATCACTCCCCTCATCACAACAACCATGGCAACCACCCGGGAGCCTGGGGGACTCCGGTGTCCCACAACTCCTCCATCACCAGCGGGCAGCAGATCAACATCTACTCCCAGACGGGCTTCACTGTCAACGGCATGCTGGACCACGGTGGCCTCACACCTCCACCCAACCCGCAGGGCCAAGGCATGCACCCGGGCCTCAGGGACACGCTCAGCCCCGAGCACAGCGACCTCGGCGGCCACCACTGCCACGACCACTCCGACGAGGAGACGCCGACTTCGGACGAGCTGGAGCACTTTGCCAAGCAGTTCAAACAGCGGAGGATCAAGCTGGGCTTTACGCAGGCGGACGTGGGTTTGGCCCTGGGCACGCTCTACGGTAACGTCTTTTCCCAAACCACCATCTGCAGGTTCGAGGCTCTGCAGCTGAGCTTTAAAAACATGTGCAAACTAAAGCCGCTGCTGAACAagtggctggaggaggcggaCTCGTCCACGGGCAGCTCGAGCAGTATAGACAAGATAGCAGCtcaggggaggaagaggaagaagaggacgTCGATCGAGGTGAGCGTGAAGGGGGTCCTGGAGACGCACTTTCTCAAGTGTCCCAAACCGTCCGCGCAGGAGATCACCTCGCTGGCGGACTCGctgcagctggagaaggaggtggtgCGCGTGTGGTTCTGCAACCGGAGGCAGAAGGAGAAGCGCATGACGCCGCCGGGGGAGCCGCCGCCGCACGAGGGACCCTACTCTCACAGCGGGAGCGCGGGAGACGCCTCCTCGTGCCACGATCTCTGA